Proteins from a genomic interval of Diaphorobacter sp. HDW4A:
- a CDS encoding LysR family transcriptional regulator, whose amino-acid sequence MREQNLFDKIDLHLIRVLHTVLIERSVSKAAIRLGMHQPAVSAALKRLRDLSGDPLLVRSGGNMLPTDTALRMVEPAANILRSAEALFSDARGFDPRTATRTFRVMANDYLDPLFLPRLVARIKAAAPLCPIEVLPLSADVHYQAHLAQGDVDLVIANWPKPPDELHLGRLFSDEVVCMVSSDHPVVRRGWDRDGWLSAEHIAPTPTYPGAKGVIDLQLDELGLTRNIAARCAHFSLIPDIVASSLLVLTTGRQFCQRFEGRLPVTLLPCPIEFQPLHYYQLWHSRSHHSAAAIWLRNTVREVALSLRKS is encoded by the coding sequence ATGAGAGAACAAAACCTTTTCGACAAGATAGACCTCCATCTCATCAGGGTCCTTCATACCGTGCTGATTGAACGAAGCGTCTCCAAAGCAGCGATCCGTCTGGGCATGCACCAGCCAGCGGTGTCGGCTGCACTCAAGCGATTGCGCGATCTGTCGGGCGATCCGCTGTTGGTGCGCTCGGGCGGGAACATGCTGCCTACCGACACGGCATTGCGCATGGTAGAGCCCGCCGCGAACATCTTGCGCTCGGCCGAGGCGCTGTTCTCCGATGCGCGGGGTTTCGATCCGCGCACCGCCACGCGCACCTTTCGCGTGATGGCCAATGATTATCTGGACCCGCTGTTCCTGCCGCGACTCGTTGCCCGCATCAAGGCCGCTGCGCCGCTGTGTCCCATCGAGGTGCTGCCGCTGTCGGCCGATGTGCATTACCAGGCACATCTCGCGCAGGGCGATGTCGATCTGGTCATCGCCAACTGGCCCAAGCCGCCCGACGAGCTGCATCTCGGTCGCTTGTTTTCCGACGAGGTGGTCTGCATGGTCTCCAGCGATCACCCGGTCGTGCGCCGGGGCTGGGACCGCGACGGCTGGCTGAGCGCCGAGCACATTGCGCCCACGCCCACCTATCCGGGGGCCAAGGGCGTGATCGATCTGCAGCTCGACGAGCTCGGGCTCACCCGCAACATCGCCGCACGCTGCGCGCATTTCAGCCTGATTCCCGACATCGTCGCGTCCAGCCTGCTGGTGCTGACCACCGGGCGGCAGTTCTGCCAGCGTTTCGAGGGGCGGTTGCCAGTCACCCTCCTGCCTTGCCCCATCGAATTCCAACCGCTTCACTATTACCAGCTATGGCACTCCCGTTCTCATCACTCGGCTGCGGCCATCTGGCTGCGCAACACCGTGCGCGAAGTCGCGCTGTCCCTGCGCAAGTCATGA
- a CDS encoding ABC transporter ATP-binding protein, whose product MTLSEQNFSPTSVPRLELTGITKRYPAVIANNGVSLTVLPGEVHAILGENGAGKSTLMKIIYGAVKPDEGTIVVDGKPVQIRNPQEARALGIAMVFQHFSLFDTLTVAENVWLGLDKSIPLAEVIKQVDATARDYGLEVDPHRPVHTLSVGEMQRVEIIRALLTKPRVLILDEPTSVLTPQAVEKLFVVLRRLASEGCSILYISHKLHEIRSLCTACTVLRGGVVTGVCNPSQETNASLSRMMIGSEPPKLEHRQPNVGPVVLKVQQLSLPRLDQFGIDLQGIDFQVREGEVVGIAGVSGNGQRELLYALSGEDTRAEPAMVQVSGKDAGRMGPGKRRALGLHFVPEERLGRGAVPSMSLAHNLLLTRKTALGKGGWIRMGVLQQQARDIIARFNVKAGGPQAAAQSLSGGNLQKFIVGREIDAQPSLLIISQPTWGVDVGAAAQIHGEILALRDAGCAVLVLSEELDELFEICDRLHVVAKGQLSPSIARQDATVQMIGEWMSGLWDTNAVKAGGEHVQA is encoded by the coding sequence ATGACTTTGTCCGAACAGAATTTTTCACCCACATCAGTGCCAAGACTGGAACTGACAGGTATTACCAAGCGATACCCCGCTGTCATTGCGAATAACGGGGTATCTCTGACGGTGCTTCCGGGGGAAGTCCACGCCATTTTGGGCGAGAACGGCGCTGGGAAATCCACGCTCATGAAGATCATCTACGGCGCGGTCAAGCCCGACGAGGGCACCATCGTCGTCGATGGCAAGCCGGTGCAGATCCGCAATCCGCAGGAGGCGCGGGCGCTCGGCATCGCCATGGTGTTCCAGCATTTCAGCCTGTTCGACACGCTGACGGTGGCCGAAAACGTCTGGCTGGGTCTCGACAAGAGCATTCCGCTGGCCGAGGTCATCAAGCAGGTGGATGCCACGGCGCGCGATTACGGCCTCGAGGTCGATCCCCATCGCCCGGTCCACACGCTCTCCGTGGGCGAGATGCAGCGCGTTGAAATCATCCGCGCGCTGCTCACCAAGCCGCGTGTGCTGATTTTGGACGAGCCCACGTCGGTGCTCACGCCGCAGGCCGTCGAAAAGCTGTTCGTCGTGCTGCGCCGTCTGGCCAGCGAGGGCTGCTCGATTCTCTACATCAGCCACAAGCTGCATGAAATCCGCTCGCTGTGCACGGCCTGCACGGTGCTGCGCGGCGGCGTGGTGACGGGCGTGTGCAATCCGTCTCAGGAAACCAATGCCTCGCTCTCGCGCATGATGATCGGCTCGGAGCCGCCCAAGCTCGAACACCGCCAGCCCAACGTCGGCCCGGTCGTGCTCAAGGTGCAGCAGCTCAGCCTGCCACGGCTCGACCAGTTCGGCATCGACCTGCAGGGCATCGACTTCCAGGTGCGTGAAGGCGAAGTGGTCGGTATCGCCGGTGTGTCCGGCAACGGCCAGCGCGAGCTGCTCTATGCGCTGTCGGGCGAAGACACGCGCGCCGAGCCTGCGATGGTGCAGGTCTCGGGCAAGGACGCGGGCCGCATGGGGCCGGGCAAGCGCCGTGCACTCGGCCTGCATTTCGTGCCCGAGGAACGACTGGGGCGCGGCGCGGTGCCAAGCATGAGCCTCGCGCACAACCTGCTGCTCACCCGCAAGACGGCGCTCGGCAAGGGCGGCTGGATTCGCATGGGCGTGCTGCAGCAGCAGGCGCGCGACATCATTGCGCGCTTCAACGTGAAGGCGGGCGGGCCGCAGGCGGCGGCACAGTCGCTGTCGGGCGGCAATCTGCAGAAATTCATCGTGGGCCGCGAGATCGACGCGCAGCCCAGTCTGCTGATCATCTCGCAGCCCACATGGGGCGTGGACGTGGGCGCTGCGGCGCAGATCCACGGCGAGATATTGGCCTTGAGAGACGCTGGTTGCGCCGTGTTGGTGCTCAGTGAGGAGTTGGACGAATTGTTTGAAATCTGTGACCGCCTGCATGTGGTGGCCAAGGGGCAGCTGTCGCCCTCGATTGCTCGTCAGGATGCGACCGTGCAAATGATCGGCGAATGGATGAGCGGCCTCTGGGACACGAATGCCGTTAAGGCGGGAGGCGAGCATGTTCAAGCTTGA
- a CDS encoding ABC transporter permease, giving the protein MFKLEQRPQPSKHWTYGSPILALVITVVIGVCLFALLGKDPARGLQAFFWEPIKSGYALAELTMKATPLLLIALGLAVCFRSNVWNIGAEGQFVVGAVAAGGIALLADKTTGPWIVPAILVAGMLGGMVWAGIVALLRDRFNANEILVSLMLVYVATLFLGYLVYGPWKDPMGYNFPQTKAFERVTQIPKLVQGLRMNIGVVISLVGAALLWVFLFRTRAGFALQVGGIAPAAARYAGFSSRRALWTALLISGAAAGLAGALEVAGPLGQLTPYVPAGYGFAAIIVAFVGRLHPVGMIFSAILMSMFYIGGELAQSRLGLPKSLTGVFQGLLLFTLLACDTLVAYRVRWVSSGTKATTAAVKGGQ; this is encoded by the coding sequence ATGTTCAAGCTTGAGCAACGTCCGCAGCCGTCGAAACACTGGACCTACGGCTCGCCGATTCTGGCGCTCGTCATCACCGTGGTGATCGGCGTGTGCCTGTTCGCGCTGTTGGGCAAGGACCCGGCGCGTGGCCTGCAGGCCTTTTTCTGGGAGCCGATCAAGTCGGGCTACGCGCTCGCCGAACTCACGATGAAGGCCACGCCGCTGCTGTTGATCGCGCTGGGGCTGGCTGTGTGCTTTCGCTCCAATGTGTGGAACATCGGCGCGGAAGGGCAGTTCGTCGTGGGCGCAGTGGCCGCGGGGGGCATTGCGCTGCTGGCCGACAAGACTACCGGCCCATGGATCGTGCCCGCGATTCTGGTCGCCGGCATGCTCGGCGGCATGGTGTGGGCGGGCATCGTGGCGCTGCTGCGTGACAGGTTCAACGCCAACGAGATTCTGGTCAGCCTGATGCTGGTCTACGTCGCCACGCTGTTCCTCGGCTATCTGGTCTACGGCCCGTGGAAGGACCCGATGGGCTACAACTTCCCGCAGACCAAGGCGTTCGAGCGCGTCACGCAGATCCCCAAACTCGTGCAAGGTTTGCGCATGAACATCGGCGTGGTCATCTCGCTGGTGGGTGCGGCGCTGCTGTGGGTGTTTCTGTTTCGCACGCGTGCGGGCTTTGCGCTGCAGGTTGGCGGCATCGCTCCGGCGGCGGCGCGCTATGCGGGCTTTTCCTCGCGCCGCGCGCTGTGGACGGCGCTGCTGATCTCGGGCGCAGCCGCCGGATTGGCGGGTGCGCTTGAAGTGGCCGGGCCGCTCGGCCAGCTCACGCCCTATGTGCCAGCGGGCTACGGGTTCGCCGCAATCATCGTGGCCTTTGTGGGCCGCCTGCATCCGGTTGGCATGATTTTTTCCGCGATTCTCATGAGCATGTTCTATATCGGCGGTGAACTCGCCCAGTCGCGTCTGGGCCTGCCCAAGTCGCTGACCGGCGTGTTCCAAGGCTTGCTGCTGTTCACGCTGCTGGCGTGCGACACGCTGGTGGCCTACCGCGTTCGCTGGGTTTCGTCCGGCACCAAGGCAACTACTGCCGCCGTGAAGGGAGGCCAGTGA
- the xdhA gene encoding xanthine dehydrogenase small subunit — MSHIRPLRFIRRGQVVTLNGVAPDRTLLEVLREDLGCTGTKEGCGEGDCGACTVVLGSEREGAVHYQSVNSCIRLAHSVDGMALWTVEDLVADPLIQPTEKSASDLHPAQQAMVNCHGSQCGFCTPGFVMSMFGMYQNHVCKGQAITRELAVEELSGNLCRCTGYRPIFDAAQSMAELPRMQVNEPELLKQINTLKTNAPSGDATYLAPTTFNELLRARAAHPDALVAAGTTDVGLWITKMHKQYAQILDVTRAEELRRITTDAQQIHIGAAVSLTDAFGALVQHWPQLHRFATRFAGMPVRNSGTLGGNVANGSPIGDSMPLLIALGASITLASVRGERSVALEDFYTGYRKNLLAADELLTAIHVPLPVANQQLAAYKISKRFDDDISAVCLVIQMQIDNGVICEARIGAGGVAATPARAVQTEGLLNGQVWSEALATQAGQSLQAEFNPISDMRASSAYRREMLGALLQRFWLETSGTLSKDPAPSLATLQPLEVSP; from the coding sequence ATGAGCCATATCCGCCCCTTGCGCTTTATCCGTCGCGGCCAAGTCGTGACATTGAACGGCGTAGCGCCAGACCGCACGCTGCTGGAAGTGCTGCGTGAAGACCTCGGCTGCACAGGCACCAAGGAAGGCTGCGGCGAAGGCGACTGCGGTGCCTGCACCGTGGTGCTCGGCAGCGAACGCGAAGGCGCCGTGCACTACCAGTCGGTCAACAGCTGCATCCGCCTTGCGCATTCCGTTGACGGCATGGCGCTGTGGACGGTCGAAGACCTGGTCGCCGATCCGCTGATCCAGCCCACCGAAAAATCCGCCAGCGACCTGCACCCGGCCCAGCAGGCCATGGTGAACTGCCACGGCTCGCAATGCGGCTTCTGCACACCCGGTTTTGTGATGAGCATGTTCGGCATGTACCAAAACCATGTCTGCAAGGGCCAGGCCATCACGCGCGAGCTCGCGGTCGAAGAGCTCTCGGGCAACCTCTGCCGCTGCACCGGCTACCGCCCGATCTTCGACGCGGCGCAGAGCATGGCCGAGCTGCCGCGCATGCAGGTCAACGAGCCGGAACTGCTCAAACAAATCAACACGCTGAAAACGAATGCGCCGTCGGGCGACGCGACCTATCTCGCACCTACAACGTTCAATGAACTGCTGCGGGCACGCGCCGCACATCCCGACGCGCTGGTGGCCGCAGGCACGACCGACGTGGGCCTGTGGATCACCAAGATGCACAAGCAGTACGCGCAGATTCTGGACGTCACCCGCGCCGAGGAACTGCGCCGCATCACCACCGATGCGCAGCAGATCCACATCGGCGCAGCCGTCTCGCTGACCGATGCGTTCGGCGCATTGGTACAGCACTGGCCGCAGCTGCACCGCTTCGCCACGCGTTTTGCGGGCATGCCGGTGCGCAACTCCGGCACGCTCGGCGGCAACGTCGCCAACGGCTCGCCGATTGGTGACTCCATGCCGCTGTTGATCGCACTCGGCGCAAGCATCACCCTGGCGAGCGTGCGCGGCGAACGCAGCGTGGCGCTCGAAGACTTCTACACTGGCTACCGTAAGAATTTGCTGGCCGCAGACGAACTGCTCACCGCCATCCATGTGCCGCTGCCGGTGGCCAACCAGCAACTCGCGGCCTACAAGATTTCCAAGCGTTTTGATGACGACATCTCTGCGGTCTGCCTCGTCATTCAAATGCAGATCGACAACGGAGTGATCTGCGAGGCCCGCATTGGCGCAGGCGGCGTGGCCGCCACACCGGCGCGCGCGGTGCAGACCGAAGGCCTGTTGAACGGACAGGTCTGGAGCGAGGCGCTGGCGACGCAGGCCGGCCAATCTCTGCAAGCGGAGTTCAACCCCATCAGCGACATGCGCGCAAGCAGTGCCTACCGCCGCGAGATGCTGGGGGCCCTGCTCCAGCGTTTCTGGCTCGAGACTTCCGGCACATTGTCGAAGGACCCCGCACCCTCGCTTGCCACACTGCAACCGCTGGAGGTATCGCCATGA